Proteins co-encoded in one Apteryx mantelli isolate bAptMan1 chromosome 4, bAptMan1.hap1, whole genome shotgun sequence genomic window:
- the MDK gene encoding midkine isoform X2 — MMQVRGLLLLLALILLIATTEAGKNKKDKVKKSGSECEDWHWGPCIPNSKDCGLGYREGTCKDETKKLKCKIPCNWKKKFGADCKYKFESWGGCSVQTGVKTRSGILKKALYNAQCEEIVYVTKPCSSKIKSKSKAKKGKGKD, encoded by the exons ATGATGCAGGTCCggggcctcctcctcctcctggcgttgaTCCTCCTGATCGCAACCACTGAGGCTGGCAAAAACAAGAAAG ACAAGGTGAAGAAGAGCGGTTCTGAGTGCGAGGACTGGCACTGGGGGCCCTGCATCCCCAACAGCAAGGACTGCGGCCTGGGGTAccgtgaaggcacttgcaaagaTGAGACTAAGAAACTCAAGTGCAAGATTCCCTGCAACTGGAAGAAGAAGTTTGgag CTGACTGCAAGTACAAATTTGAGAGCTGGGGTGGCTGTAGTGTCCAAACAGGTGTGAAAACCCGCTCAGGCATCCTGAAGAAAGCCCTGTACAATGCCCAGTGTGAGGAGATTGTCTATGTGACCAAGCCCTGCTCTTCCAAGATCAAGTCGAAGTCCAAAG CGAAGAAGGGCAAGGGGAAGGATTAG
- the MDK gene encoding midkine isoform X1, which translates to MMQVRGLLLLLALILLIATTEAGKNKKDKVKKSGSECEDWHWGPCIPNSKDCGLGYREGTCKDETKKLKCKIPCNWKKKFGADCKYKFESWGGCSVQTGVKTRSGILKKALYNAQCEEIVYVTKPCSSKIKSKSKAAKKGKGKD; encoded by the exons ATGATGCAGGTCCggggcctcctcctcctcctggcgttgaTCCTCCTGATCGCAACCACTGAGGCTGGCAAAAACAAGAAAG ACAAGGTGAAGAAGAGCGGTTCTGAGTGCGAGGACTGGCACTGGGGGCCCTGCATCCCCAACAGCAAGGACTGCGGCCTGGGGTAccgtgaaggcacttgcaaagaTGAGACTAAGAAACTCAAGTGCAAGATTCCCTGCAACTGGAAGAAGAAGTTTGgag CTGACTGCAAGTACAAATTTGAGAGCTGGGGTGGCTGTAGTGTCCAAACAGGTGTGAAAACCCGCTCAGGCATCCTGAAGAAAGCCCTGTACAATGCCCAGTGTGAGGAGATTGTCTATGTGACCAAGCCCTGCTCTTCCAAGATCAAGTCGAAGTCCAAAG CAGCGAAGAAGGGCAAGGGGAAGGATTAG
- the CHRM4 gene encoding muscarinic acetylcholine receptor M4, with translation MCNLSAQPWQVKMANLTYDNFTASNHSKVTIQPPTNYKTVELVFIATVTGSLSLVTVVGNILVMLSIKVNRQLQTVNNYFLFSLACADLIIGVFSMNLYTVYIIKGYWPLGAVVCDLWLALDYVVSNASVMNLLIISFDRYFCVTKPLTYPARRTTKMAGLMIAAAWILSFILWAPAILFWQFIVGKRTVPEGECYIQFLSNPAVTFGTAIAAFYLPVVIMTVLYIHISLASRSRVRRHKPESRKERKGKSITFFKGPLIKQNNTTSPKRAVEVKEEVRNGKVDDQTSAQTEATGHQEEKETSNESSTVSMTQTTKDKPTAEILPVGQGQSPSHPRVNPSSKWSKIKIVTKQTGTECVTAIEIVPAKAGASEHNSLANSRPANVARKFASIARSQVRKKRQMAAREKKVTRTIFAILLAFILTWTPYNVMVLINTFCETCVPDTVWSIGYWLCYVNSTINPACYALCNATFKKTFKHLLMCQYRNIGTAR, from the coding sequence ATGTGCAacctctctgctcagccctggcagGTGAAGATGGCCAACCTGACCTATGACAACTTCActgccagcaaccactccaaggtGACCATCCAGCCTCCCACCAACTACAAGACTGTGGAGCTGGTTTTCATTGCCACAGTCACCGGTTCGCTCAGCCTCGTCACTGTGGTGGGGAACATCCTGGTGATGCTGTCCATCAAGGTGAACCGTCAACTCCAGACCGTCAACAACTACTTCCTCTTCAGCCTGGCCTGCGCAGACCTCATCATTGGGGTCTTCTCCATGAATCTCTACACGGTCTATATCATCAAAGGCTACTGGCCACTGGGTGCTGTGGTGTGTGACCTGTGGCTGGCCCTGGACTATGTGGTGAGCAATGCCTCTGTCATGAACTTACTCATTATCAGTTTTGACCGGTACTTCTGTGTCACCAAGCCCCTGACATACCCAGCCAGGAGGACCACCAAGATGGCAGGGTTAATGATTGCAGCTGCATGGATATTGTCCTTCATTCTCTGGGCCCCTGCCATCTTGTTCTGGCAGTTCATTGTGGGCAAGAGGACAGTCCCTGAGGGGGAATGCTACATCCAGTTTCTCTCCAACCCTGCAGTGACCTTTGGAACGGCCATCGCTGCTTTCTACCTGCCTGTGGTCATCATGACAGTGCTGTACATCCACATCTCGCTGGCCAGCAGGAGCAGAGTGAGGAGGCACAAGcctgaaagcaggaaagagaggaaaggcaAGTCCATCACCTTCTTCAAAGGCCCCTTGATCAAACAGAACAACACCACCTCTCCCAAGAGGGCCGTGGAAGTGAAGGAAGAGGTGAGGAATGGGAAAGTGGATGACCAGACCTCAGCCCAGACAGAGGCTACTGGCcatcaggaggagaaggagaccTCCAACGAGTCCAGCACAGTCAGCATGACCCAGACCACAAAAGACAAGCCAACAGCAGAAATCTTGCCAGTGGGGCAAGGGCAGAGCCCATCCCACCCCCGGGTGAACCCGTCTTCCAAGTGGTCCAAGATTAAGATTGTCACCAAGCAAACTGGGACTGAATGTGTCACTGCCATTGAGATCGTCCCAGCTAAGGCCGGAGCCTCTGAACACAACTCGCTGGCCAACAGTCGCCCTGCCAATGTTGCCAGAAAGTTTGCCAGCATTGCCAGGAGCCAAGTACGGAAGAAGCGCCAGATGGCAGCCAGGGAGAAGAAAGTCACCCGGACCATATTTGCTATCCTGCTAGCCTTCATACTCACATGGACTCCATACAATGTGATGGTCCTTATTAACACATTCTGTGAGACCTGTGTACCTGATACAGTATGGTCTATCGGCTATTGGCTCTGCTATGTCAACAGCACCATCAACCCAGCCTGCTATGCCCTCTGCAATGCCACTTTCAAGAAAACCTTTAAGCACCTTCTCATGTGCCAGTACAGGAACATTGGCACAGCCAGATAA